A window of the Cystobacter fuscus genome harbors these coding sequences:
- the truB gene encoding tRNA pseudouridine(55) synthase TruB, producing the protein MKPGIYLAHKPVGVTSFSLVRAFMEEVEAAGLTRKQLPVCHGGTLDPFAEGLLLLLAGPATHLMDGLHALPKTYEAEVVWGVETDTGDGLGQPTPLGSTAHLTPATLDAALAPFLGWSDQVPPATSAKKVDGEPAYKKAHRGEAVELPPSRVYLHEARWLAHELPHHSHLRLTCRGGYYVRSLARDLGRALGCGAHLSRLRRSAIGPWEDPGPDGRVALHGPALLPWYPSRAIAGDEINALKHGRTIPRGELRPPEWSLPPGFPPPEPLVRALQRGRFVALLREQDGALQVHTHLWAGL; encoded by the coding sequence ATGAAGCCCGGCATCTATCTGGCCCATAAACCGGTGGGCGTCACCAGTTTTTCCCTCGTGCGGGCCTTCATGGAGGAAGTGGAGGCCGCGGGCCTCACGCGCAAGCAGCTCCCCGTGTGCCACGGGGGCACGTTGGACCCGTTCGCCGAGGGGCTGCTGCTGCTGCTCGCCGGCCCCGCCACGCACCTCATGGACGGACTGCACGCCCTGCCCAAGACGTACGAGGCCGAGGTCGTCTGGGGCGTGGAGACGGACACCGGGGACGGACTCGGCCAGCCCACCCCGCTCGGCTCCACCGCCCACCTCACCCCCGCCACCCTGGACGCCGCGCTCGCTCCCTTCCTCGGCTGGAGCGACCAGGTGCCGCCCGCCACCAGCGCCAAGAAGGTGGACGGCGAGCCCGCCTACAAGAAGGCCCACCGGGGCGAGGCCGTGGAGCTGCCCCCCTCGCGCGTCTACCTGCACGAGGCGCGCTGGCTCGCGCATGAGCTGCCCCACCACAGCCACCTGCGCCTCACCTGCCGCGGGGGCTACTACGTGCGCTCCCTGGCGCGCGACCTCGGCCGGGCACTCGGGTGTGGCGCGCACCTGTCCCGGCTGCGCCGCAGCGCCATCGGCCCCTGGGAGGATCCCGGCCCGGACGGCCGCGTCGCCCTGCACGGCCCCGCGCTCCTGCCCTGGTACCCCTCGCGCGCCATCGCCGGCGACGAAATCAACGCCCTCAAGCACGGGCGCACCATCCCCCGGGGTGAACTCCGGCCTCCCGAGTGGTCCCTCCCCCCGGGATTCCCGCCACCCGAGCCGCTCGTGCGGGCCCTGCAACGCGGGCGCTTCGTCGCGCTGCTGCGCGAACAGGACGGCGCCCTCCAGGTGCACACCCACCTGTGGGCCGGACTCTGA
- a CDS encoding non-proteolytic archaemetzincin-like protein — MPQKALLLVPVGNPPPVLLRDLEEPLALQLGLRVVVSKTALSTPTYAFNKDRSQYHCNAIMRRLVTLMEPGHAMVMGVTDVDLFVPDSPFVLGEADRESKSAVLSVLRLRQGVEGEQLKRRVQVEAIHLAGHLLGLSYCEDARCVMFFAQTPQDCDRKHMSPCNNCRNEFNKISR; from the coding sequence ATGCCGCAGAAGGCCCTCCTGCTGGTGCCAGTGGGCAATCCGCCACCGGTGCTCCTGCGGGACTTGGAGGAGCCCCTCGCGTTGCAACTGGGTCTGCGGGTCGTCGTGAGCAAGACGGCCCTGTCCACGCCCACCTACGCCTTCAACAAGGACCGGTCGCAGTACCACTGCAACGCCATCATGCGGCGGCTGGTGACGTTGATGGAGCCGGGCCACGCCATGGTGATGGGCGTCACGGACGTGGATCTGTTCGTGCCGGACTCGCCCTTCGTGCTGGGCGAGGCGGACCGGGAATCCAAGAGCGCGGTGTTGAGCGTGTTGCGGCTGCGCCAGGGCGTCGAGGGCGAGCAGCTCAAGCGCCGCGTGCAGGTGGAGGCCATCCACCTGGCGGGGCACCTCTTGGGCCTGTCCTACTGCGAGGACGCGCGGTGCGTGATGTTCTTCGCCCAGACGCCCCAGGACTGCGACCGCAAGCACATGTCGCCCTGCAACAACTGCCGCAACGAGTTCAATAAGATCTCCCGCTGA